ACACCCCAGATCGCCAGCGACATGCCCGCCGCGCGCAGGCTGCCCACCGGCGCGCGCCACACCAGCGCCTCGATCAGCGCGACCAGCGCCGGACACGCGGCGAAGATCAGCGCGACATTGGTGGCGCTGGTTTCCTGCGCGCCGATGTACTGCGGCGCCACCGTCAGCCCCATGCCGAGCACGGCGAGCAGCGCCAGGTCCGGCGCATGCGCGCGCAACAGCGCACGATGGGCGCGCACGCGCGCAGCGACGAAGGGAAAGAAGATCGCGAACGCCAGCGCCCAGCGCCCGAACGCCAGGAAGACCGGCGGGATGGCGGCGCTTTCGGCCCAGCGCGCCGCCACCATGTTGGCGGCGAACAGCGCGGGCGCCACCAGCATCAGCGGCAGGTCGGCCAGGGGTGCGCGGCCGCGGTGGCCGGCGACGCTGCGGGTAAAGGTCAGGGGCATGCTGCCCTCCTCGGCGGGTGATCCGGGAAAGCCGGGGCAGCACCGCCTTCCCGGATCGGGGAAGGCGGTTTGCCGAGGCCTGTTGCGCGCCTTGTGGGCACCGGAAAATGCTACCGCCGGAAGCGCAGAAAGTGCTTCCTGTTTCTTTATGGATTTCGCCGCTGTAGAGAATATTTGTTTTTATTTTTCTCAAAATGAGGAATAGTCTTCCTCGCCATCAGACTCCCGTGGAAAACCTGCGATGAAGGAAGACCGCCTCGACGAGATCGACCGCAAGATCCTGCGCGAGCTGCGCAGCGACGGCCGCATCAGCAACCAGAAGCTCGCCGAACGCGTCGGCCTGTCGCCCACGCCGTGCTGGAACCGGGTGCGCGCGCTGGAAGCGGCGGGCATCATCACCGAGTACGTTGCGGTGCTGGACCAGCGCGCGCTCGGCATGCCGGACACGGTGATCATCGAAGTACAGCTGGAACGCCACGACGACGCGGTGTTCCAGGCCTTCGGCGACGCGCTGGTGGAATTGCCGGAGGTGATGGAGGCCTACCTGGTGACCGGCGAGTACGACTACCTGATCAAGGTGGCGGTGTCAGGCACCGAGGGTTATGAGCGCTTCCTGCGCCAGAAGCTGTACAAAATCCGCGGGATACGGCACAGCCGGTCGACATTTGCACTGCGGTGCTTGAAGCGGGCGCATTCGGTGGTGCCGTAGGGAGGGAGTTCGATCGGCGGAGAACGGTTTTGCCCCTCCCCCTTCAAGGGGGGCGGAACCGGGGTTTCGGCAAGCATGCTTGCCGCCGGTGTAGCGGCGAGGCGAAGCCGAGACTACCGGTTGGGAGGGGGATGGGGTTACGGTCAGCGCCTACCAACCCCATCCCCACCCCAGCCCGGGAGTCTCCGCTTCGCTCCGCCGCTCCGGCGGCGCAGAGCGGCGCTCTGCGAAACCCCGCCTACGCCCCCTTGAAGGGGAGGGGGAAAAGCTCAGGACACTGCCCCGCGCTTCGCCAGCACCGCCCGCGCCACCCTCGACGCCGGCTCGCGCCCCAGGTGCGCGCTGATCCAGGCGGCGGTATCCACCAGCGCCGCCAGCCCGACGCCCGTCTCCACCCCCAGCCCATCCAGCAGCCACACCACATCCTCGGTTGCGACATTGCCTGACGCCCCGGCGGCATACGGGCAGCCGCCCAGCCCGCCGACCGACGCATCGAACACCGCCACCCCCATCTGCAGCGAGGCGTGGATGTTGGCGATCGCCATGCCGTAGGTGTCGTGGTAGTGGCCGGCGAGTTGCGCCACCGGCACCCGTTTCATCACCGCTTCCAGCATGCGGGCGATGCTCGCCGGGTTGCCGCTGCCGATGGTGTCGCCGAGCGAGATCTCGTAGCAGCCCATCTCCAGCAGCGTGGCGGCCACGTCCGCCACCGCCTGCGGTGCGATCGGGCCCTCGTAGGGGCAGCCGGCGACGCAGGAGACATAGCCGCGCACCTTCACCCCGGCCGCGCGCGCCGCCTCGGTGACCGGGCGGAAGCGTTCCAGCGATTCGGCGATCGAGCAGTTGATGTTCTTCTGGCTGAAGGACTCGCTCGCCGCGCCGAACACCGCCACCTCGATGGCGCCGGCGGCGAGCGCGGCTTCGAAGCCCTTGAGGTTGGGGGTGAGCACCGGGTAGGCGACGCCCGGCTTCGCCGCGGCGAGCACGCGCGTTAGCACCTCGGTGTTGTCGCCCATCTGCGGCACCCACTTGGGCGACACGAAGGAGGTGGTCTCGATCGCCTTCAGGCCGGCGGCTTCCAGCCGGCGGATGAGTTCCACCTTGGTGTCGGCGCTCACCAGCTGCTTCTCGTTCTGCAGCCCGTCGCGCGGGCCGACCTCGACGATGCGCACGGCATTGGGCAGGGTCATCGCTCGCTCCTCACGCGGTCTTCGCTTCGTCCAGCGCCAGCTCGCGCTTCATCTGCTCGCGGATCTGGAATTTCTGGATCTTGCCGGTCACGGTCATCGGGAAGCTGTCCACGAACTTGATGTAGCGCGGGATCTTGTAGTGCGCGATCTGGCCCTGGCAATAGGCGCGCACGTCGTTGGCGGAGAGTTCCGCGCCTTCGCGCAGGATGATCCAGGCGCACAGCTCCTCGCCGTATTTCTGGTCGGGCACGCCGACCACCTGCACGTCGAGGATCTGTGGATGGCGGTAGAGGAATTCCTCGATCTCGCGCGGGTAGATGTTCTCGCCGCCGCGGATCACCATGTCCTTGATGCGGCCGACGATGTTGCAGTAGCCCTCGTCGTCGATCACCGCGAGGTCGCCGGTGTGCATCCAGCCGGCGGCGTCGAGCGCTTCCTTCGTCTTCGCCTCGTCGTCCCAGTAGCCGAGCATCACCGAATAGCCGCGGGTGCACAGTTCTCCCGGCATGCCGCGCGGCACGATGCGGCCGTCGTTGTCGATGATCTTGACCTCGCAGTGCGGCTGGATGCGGCCGACGGTGGACACGCGCCGCTCCAGCGGGTCGTCGGTGCCGCTCTGGAAGCTCACCGGCGAGGTCTCGGTCATGCCGTAGGCGATGGTCACTTCCTTCATGTGCATCTTGTCGACCACCCGCTTCATCACCTCGATCGGGCAGGGGCTGCCGGCCATGATGCCGGTGCGCAGCGCGGACAGATCCGCCGCGGCGAAGTCGGGGTGGTCCAGTACCGCGATGAACATGGTCGGCACGCCGTAGGCGGCGGTGCAGCGCTCCTCCGCCAGCGTCTTCAGCACCGCCTGCGGCTCGAAGGCCTCGGCCGGATACACCATCGTAGCGCCGTGGGTGAGGCAGCCGAGATTGCCCATCACCATGCCGAAGCAGTGGTAGAGCGGCACCGGAATGCAGACGCGGTCCCCCGCCACCAGCCGGATCGCCTCGCCGACGAAGAAGCCGTTGTTGAGGATGTTGTGGTGCGACAGCGTGGCGCCCTTGGGATTGCCGGTGGTGCCGGAGGTGAACTGGATGTTGATCGCTTCGTCGAACTGCAGCTTCTCGCCGAGCAGCGCCAGCGCGGTGAGTTCGTCGCGCGTGGGCGGCGCGAGCAGGTCGTCAAAATTGAGCATGCCGGGCGTTTTTTCCGCGCCCATGCGGATCACCATCTCCAGCGTCGGCAACTTGTGGGCACGCAGCAGGCCGGGTTCGCAGTGGCCAAGTTCGGGCGCGAGGTCGGCGAGCATTTCCAGGTAATCACTGCTCTTGAACGCCGGCGACAGGATCAGCGCGCGGCAGCCCACCTTGTTCAGCGCGTATTCCAGCTCGCTGCGGCGATAGGCCGGGTTGATATTGACCAGCACCAGCCCCGCCTTGGCGCTGGCGAACTGCGTCAGCGTCCATTCCAGGCGGTTCTGCGACCAGATGCCGATGCGCTCGCCCGGCTGCAGCCCGAGCCGCATCAGCCCGCAGGCCAGCGCATCGACCTTGTGCTTGAGTTCGGCGTAGGTGAGGCGGACGTTCTGGTGGCGGACGACAAGCGCTTCACGCTCGGCATGGCGAGCGCAGGCTTCGTCGAAGTAACGGCCTATGGTCTGGCCGATGAGGGGCTTTTCGGACGCGCCGTGGACGTAGCTCGGGGTGGTCATGTGGTCTCCTCTTCTCGTGTGTCGTGTGTGTTTGCTGCAGCCGGTCTTGCCGCCGGCCTTTCAGAGATTCGCCGACCTGAACCCCCTCCCCTTCAAGGGGAGGGTTGGGGTGGGGATGGGTCGTGCGCCGCTTGAGGCAGGGTCGCAGGTAAAATTGCCAATGTCATTTTCAGTAACAGCCCACCCGATGCACGGCCAATCCTCCGATTCCACTGCCTTCGCCCGCCACCTGCGCACCGACGCGGCAACCGACGCCGAACGCACACTCTGGCGGTGCCTCCGAGGCACCCAACTCGGCGTCAAATTCCGTCGCCAGCATCCGTTCTCCGGCTTTGTGTTGGACTTTGTGTCGTTCGAGGCGAAGCTGGTGATTGAACTGGACGGCGGGCAGCATATGGAGCGAACCGACTACGACGATGCCCGCAGCAAAGTGCTTCAGGAAGCGGGCTTCCAGGTGATCCGGTTCTGGAACCATGAGGTGTTTCAGGAGCCGGAAGCGGTGCTGGAGCGAATCAGGCTGGTCATTGAAGACCGGCGTGCAATGCCGAATCGCCGTGACTGACCCATCCCCACCCCAGCCCTCCCCTTGAAGGGGAGGGAGCAAACCCTCTCTCACCGAATCCGGTAACTCACCCCGCCACCTCAAACTCCACCAACTCCGCCCCATCCCCCACCTGATCCCCCACCACAAATCGGAAGGCCTTCACCGTCCCCGTCGCCGGCGCGGTGATCGTGTGTTCCATCTTCATCGCCTCCAGGATCAGCAGCGGGGCGCCCTTCTCCACCTTGGCGCCGGCTTCGGCGAGCAGCGCGATCACCTTGCCCGGCATCGGTGCCAGCAGGCCGCCTTCGGCGCCGCCGCCTTCACCCGCGTGGTGCAGCGGATCGACGCTGGCGAGCTGCCAGCTGCGGCCGTGCAGGAAGATGTGGCGCTTTTCGCCGGCGGCGATCACGGTGGCGTCCATGCGGGCGCCATCGAAATCGACGTGCAGCAGGCCGCGCGGGTTGAGTTCGCCGCGGGCGGACACCGTGTTGCCGTCCACCGTCAGCGCAAAGCCGTTGGCGCGGTAGGACACGCTCACCGTCTGCTGCGCTTCGCCGGCGCGGAACACCAGGTTGCGGCGCGCCGAGGCGTTCATCCGCCAGCCGTCGCGCGCATGCCAGGGCGACAGCGGATCGCGGCCGCGCTGCGCCTTTTCTTCACCATAGCGGCGGTCGCGCAGCAGTTCGGCGAGCGCGGCGACCTGCCAGACTTCCGCGGGAATCGCGTCGCCTTCGGGGAAGAGATAGGCGCGTTCGCGCTCGATCAGGCCGGTGTCGAGGTCGGCGGTGGCGAAGGCGGGGCAGGCGGTGAGGCGCGACAGGAATTCGATGTTGTTGGCGACGCCCACCACCCGGTAATCCGCCAGCGCCTGCAGCATGCGGGCCAAGGCGCGGTCGCGGTTGATATCCCAGACGATGAGCTTGGCGATCATCGGGTCGTAGTGCGGGCTGATCTCGTCGCCCTCCTCCACGCCGGTATCCACCCGCACATGCAGGCCCTCCGCCGGCGGCGCCAGATGCACCAGCTTGCCGGTGGAAGGCAAAAAGCCCTTGGCGGGGTCTTCGGCGTAGATGCGCGCTTCCAGCGCATGGCCGCGGATCTGCAGCTGCTCCTGCGCCAGCGGCAGCTTTTCGCCGGAGGCCACGCGCAGCTGCCACTCGACCAGGTCCAGCCCGGTGATCATCTCGGTGACCGGATGCTCCACCTGCAGCCGGGTGTTCATCTCCATGAAGTAGAAGCTGCCGTCCTGGTTGGCGATGAACTCCACCGTGCCGGCGCCGACGTAACCGACCGCCCGCGCCGCCTCCACCGCCGCCTTGCCCATCGCCGCGCGGCGCTCCGCCGTCATGCCCGGCGCCGGCGCTTCTTCCAGCACCTTCTGGTGGCGGCGCTGCACCGAGCAGTCGCGCTCGAAGAGGTACACGCAGTTGCCGTGGCTGTCACCGAACACCTGGATCTCGATGTGGCGCGGGCGGGTGATGTACTTCTCGACCAGCACATGGTCGTCGCCGAAGCTGGAGATCGCCTCGCGCTTGCACGAGGCCAGCGCGTCGATGAAGTCCTCGCTCTTCTCCACCAGCCGCATGCCCTTGCCGCCGCCGCCCGCCGCGGCCTTGATCAGCACCGGGTAGCCGATGCCGTCGGCCTGCCGGTGCAGGAAGGCGGGTTCCTGGTTGTCGCCGTGGTAGCCCGGGGTGAGCGGCACGCGCGCCGCCTCCATCAGCTTCTTGGCCTCGGACTTGGAGCCCATCGCGCGGATCGCCGACACCGGCGGGCCGATAAAGACGATGCCCTCACGCTCGCAGGCTTCGCAGAAATCCTCGTTTTCCGACAGGAAGCCGTAGCCCGGATGGATGGCCTGCGCGCCGGTGGCCTTGGCCGCGGCGATGATGCGGTCGATGACGAGATAGCTCTCGCGCGCCGCCGCCGGCCCGATCAGCACCGCCTCGTCGGCCAGGCGTACGTGGCGGGCGTTGGCGTCCGCCTCGGAATAGACGGCGACCGTCTTGATGCCCATGCGGCGGGCGGTCTTGATGACGCGGCAGGCGATTTCACCGCGGTTGGCGATCAGGATCTTGTTGAACATTGGTTTGTCTCCAGCCAGTTCTTTTGTTTCGTGTGGGGCAGCGGGCGGCTCTTCACCCTTCCGTGAGGGACAGCTTTTCGGGGGAGCGCTGCCGACTCAGCGAGATTGGGCCGATGCTGTTTACCCCCTCCCCTTCACGGGGGTGAAGCAGGGGTTTCGGCAAGCACTGCTTGCCGCCTGTCGAACGACGGAGCGCAGCGGAGGCTCCCGGGTTGGGTTTCTGGCCCCCTCCCCTTCAAGGGGAGGGTTGGGGTGGGGATGGGGTTAGCGCGACACTAAAGGCAGTTTGGCGCTCAACCCAACCCCATCCCCATCCTGTCCTTCCCCTTGAAAGGGGAGGGACCTTCTAACCCGCGTCGCGCGCGCTCAACCGGCTGCGAGGCGTTTTGCCTCCTCCCCCTTGAAAGGGGAGGAACAAAACCCCGCGCGCTCCACCGCCGCGCTGTCGCTCTCACCCCCCCGGCACCCACTCCGCCGGCCGCTTGCCCAAAAACGCATCCAGCCCTTCCCGCGCCTCCGGCGTCGCTCTCAACTCCGCGATCCGCCGCGCCGTGTCCTCCACCACCTCATCCCCCACCGGCCGATTCGCGACCGCGCGGATCAGCGCCTTCGCCGCGGCCTGCGACTTCGGCCCGCCCTGCAGCAGCGCCCCCACGATCTCTTCCACCTTGGCATCCAGCGCGTCACCTTCCGCCAGCTCGTGCGCCAGCCCCAGCTCCACCGCGCGCGCAGCGGAAATCCGCTCCGCCGTCTGGAAGTAGCGATACGCCTGGCGTTCGCCGATGGCGCGGAGCACATAGGGACTGATTGCCGAGGGGATGATGCCGAAACGCACTTCCGAGGTCGCAAACACCGCCTTGTCACCCGCCACGCAGATGTCGCAGGCCGATGCCAACCCCATGCCGCCGCCCAGCGCCGCGCCGTGCACGCGGGCGATGGTCGGCTTGGTCAGCTCGGCGATCACCCGCAGCATGCCGGCGAGCTTGCGCGCGTCGGCGAGGTTGTCTTCCAAGCTGGCCGCGCCGGCGGCCTTCATCCAGTTGAGGTCGGCGCCGGCGGAAAAGCTCTTGCCACGCCCGGCCAGTACCACCGCGCGCACGCTGTCGTCCGCATCCAGCGCGCGAAAAGCGGCGGTGAGGTCGGCGATGAGCTGCGCATTGAAGGCGTTGTGCACCTCGGGGCGATTCATCCATACCGTGGCGACGCCGCCGTCGCGCAGGATTTCCAGGGTTTCGTACATGTCGCCTCCCCTTACATCCGGAACACGCCGAACTTGGTCGGCTGGATCGGCGCGTTCAAGGCCGCGGACAGGCTCAAGCCAAGGATGCGGCGCGTCTGCGCCGGGTCGACCACGCCGTCGTCCCACATGCGCGCGGTGGCGTAGTAGGGATGGCCCTGCACTTCGTACTGGTCGCGAATCGGCGACTTGAAGGCGTCTTCCTCCTCCTTGCTCCAGCTGCCGCCCTTGGCCTCGATGCCGTCGCGGCGCACGGTGGCGAGCACGCTGGCGGCCTGTTCGCCGCCCATCACCGAAATGCGCGCGTTGGGCCACATCCACAAGAAGCGCGGCGAATAGGCGCGACCGCACATGCCGTAGTTGCCGGCGCCGAAGCTGCCACCGATCAGCGTGGTGATCTTGGGCACCTGCACGGTGGCGACCGCCGTCACCATCTTGGCGCCATCCTTGGCGATGCCGCCGTTCTCGTACTTGCGGCCGACCATGAAGCCGGTGATGTTCTGGAGGAACAGCAGCGGAATGCCGCGCTGGCCGCACAGCTCGATGAAGTGCGCGCCCTTCTGCGCCGATTCGCCGAACAGGATGCCGTTGTTGGCGACGATGCCCACCGGGTAGCCGTAGAGCTGGGCGAAGCCGCACACCAGGGTGGTGCCGTAGCGCGCCTTGAATTCGTCGAAGCGCGAGCCATCGACCACGCGGGCGATGATCTCGCGCACGTCGAAGGGCTTGCGGGTGTCGGTGGGGATGATCCCGTAGATCTCTTCCGGGTCGTACAGCGGCTCTTCGCCCTGCCCCAGCGCCAGATTCACGGGTTTGCTGCGATTCAGATTGGAGACGATGCGGCGCGCCAGATACAGCGCGTGGGCATCATTTTCCGCCAGGTGATCGGCCACGCCCGAGAGCCGCGTATGCACGTCGCCGCCGCCCAGGTCTTCCGCGCTCACCACCTCGCCGGTGGCCGCCTTCACCAGCGGCGGGCCGCCGAGAAAGATGGTGCCCTGGTTCTTGACGATGACGGTTTCGTCCGACATCGCCGGCACGTAGGCGCCACCGGCGGTGCAGGAACCCATCACCACCGCGATCTGCGGAATGCCCTTGGCCGACATGTTGGCCTGGTTGTAGAAGATGCGGCCGAAGTGGTCGCGGTCCGGAAACACCTCGTCCTGGCGCGGCAGGAAGGCGCCGCCCGAATCCACCAGATAGACGCAAGGCAGGTTGTTCTGCTCGGCGATCTCCTGCGCGCGCAGGTGCTTCTTCACCGTCATCGGGTAATAGGTGCCGCCCTTCACCGTGGCGTCGTTCGCCACGATCATGCACTCCACGCCCTGCACCCGGCCGATGCCGGTAATCACCCCGGCCGACGGCGCCTCGTTGTCGTACATGCCGTGCGCGGCAAGCTGGCCGACTTCGAGGAAAGGCGTGCCCGGATCGAGCAGATGATCGACACGGTCGCGCGGCAGCAGCTTGCCGCGCGCGGTGTGCTTGGCCCGCGCCGACTCGCCGCCGCCAAGCGACACCTCGGCCGCCTTGGCGCGCAGATCCTCGACCAGCCCGCGCAGGCTGGCGGCATTGGCCTGGAAGTCCGCCGCGCGGGTGTTGATGCTGGACTTGATGGTGCTCATGTCTCCCCGTCCCTTGTTGGTTTGCGCGGCGGAACCTGCGTGAGGGTGCGGGAACCGCCGCTGGCGGATGCGCGTGGGCGCGTCCGCTTACGGATGGGGGAAGACTAGACCTTTGGGGGGGATAAGGGGGGACAAGGGGGTTGCAAAATGCGCCACGACTGCTGAGGAAGCCAAGTGATACCGAGCGATCTTTACAACCCGCCCGGCGTCACTCCCGTCTAGCGCCCTTGCGACCTATCGTCCCGGGATGTGTAACCCGACTACGGGAAAAGCAGGAACAAAAAGTAGAAGCCAATAATGCTTGTTAGACAAATGGTTCCTAGCGTATCCGCCATTTGCAGTAGACGATTCAGCCACTCGGTCCGCTCGCTCTTCAATGCGACCTTCGTCAAAACGACGTAGGCCGTACATAGCAAGACCGGGCCATCCCTCAGCATCAACTTTAGTGTGGGCAACGCAAACGCGAGCGGTGCAATCTCAAGCAGGCGCCCGTGCAACGAGCGCAAAACGAACAAGCCGCTTAGCACCAACAGAATCAGGATCAGGCGTCGCTTGATACTCAGACTTGGGAAGCGGTCGTCGAGTGTCCGCTCCAAACCATAGCCCGCGGCCTCAAGCAAACGATTGGCTTCCGCCTGAACCTCAGGATCATGGTGTCTGGGTGACTTCATTGTTTTGGCCGAAAAGACGAGGGGCTCGAGTCTCGCTGAAGGAAACCTTCCCCCCGAATTCCAACGTGTGCAGACCTGGTTCGATCGGAGCGACCTGCCCTACGGGATGACGACAGACCTTCCCGTCGCGTTTGATCGCACCGCATTGACCGCCGTTGTCATCTACGACCGCGAAGTATGTTTTCCCATCTGGCGAAGGAGAGGCGTCACCGCGAAGGTGTCCGCCGCCGCAGCCAGAAAGGGCTAGCAAGGACAAAAAGAGCGGTGAGAGCTCTAGGTAAACGGCTAACGTGGAGGTAAGCGGACTGCCGCGACGGGCTGCAGAGAAAAAGCCAAGGCGGGTGTTCGGCAGATCCCCTTGACCGCAGGGCTAGGGGTCATAGGCTGGAGAAATAGGCTCTGTTTTTTATAGCTGCTGGCTCAAGCGTTTTGAGTAAAGCGGAAGCGCTTTTCTTGAAAGGCAACCAACACGGATGACTCATGGCTTCTTGATTCGCAGACACTGAGGTTGCTCCAGCAAGCACCGATTTAGGGATGTTGTTGAGAGTGGCAAGGAAGCTTTGAATCTCTTGTTTTTGATCTTCACTCAGATAGCTGCAGGAGCTAGTGATCGCCGCGTTGCCATCTGTGTTCAGATCAGAGACCAATTCCCAGGCGACGTTGTAATTGCCCCATGCATTGCATAGCTCGACGGGTTCCATAGTCATGACTTCGAGCCACTGCAAAAAGTTGTGCAGACTGTATTCGAAGCTTTCTTCAGGAGTGATTACGTCGGCCATGCCGCACTGACCCCTAACGTAGAAATAACCGGCGGGGAAAAGCGCAGCTTTTTCCCGTCCAGCGACCGAAGGGAGCGGGGTTGATTGACGGGTTAGGCGTCGAGGCACGAGAAGCCGGCGAACTTGCTTTCATATTGACATGTACGTTGGTGAAACTCTTTCATGAATCGTAACGCGGTCACGACCACCCAACGCGTGGCGGCCGCACTCATGCTTCTCATTGTGACAAAGTCAGCGCCGGCGTCGGGGAATGGGCTAAGTTCGTACTTCCCCGACAGAACCTCGATCATGTCGACCGTTCGCTGGCGGTCTGGGTCCCAAGTGGGTTTATAGTGAACAAGGGCGTTTCTCAACTCGACGAGAGCCCAGGCGTCTTTGAAGGGTTGCGCTTGCTCGTCTAGTTTCGGTTGCCCAAGCATCTCGAGGGCAATCTGGTACTTCTCAAGTGGAGGCTTCCATTCGATACCACGGCGTCCCCAGAACTGTGATTCGAAGTCGGGGAGTTTTTTCCTCAATGGACCATGTGGATCAATGAAGCATTCATTAATATGGGCTTCAATTGACGCAG
Above is a window of Azoarcus olearius DNA encoding:
- a CDS encoding Lrp/AsnC family transcriptional regulator, producing MKEDRLDEIDRKILRELRSDGRISNQKLAERVGLSPTPCWNRVRALEAAGIITEYVAVLDQRALGMPDTVIIEVQLERHDDAVFQAFGDALVELPEVMEAYLVTGEYDYLIKVAVSGTEGYERFLRQKLYKIRGIRHSRSTFALRCLKRAHSVVP
- a CDS encoding hydroxymethylglutaryl-CoA lyase; translation: MTLPNAVRIVEVGPRDGLQNEKQLVSADTKVELIRRLEAAGLKAIETTSFVSPKWVPQMGDNTEVLTRVLAAAKPGVAYPVLTPNLKGFEAALAAGAIEVAVFGAASESFSQKNINCSIAESLERFRPVTEAARAAGVKVRGYVSCVAGCPYEGPIAPQAVADVAATLLEMGCYEISLGDTIGSGNPASIARMLEAVMKRVPVAQLAGHYHDTYGMAIANIHASLQMGVAVFDASVGGLGGCPYAAGASGNVATEDVVWLLDGLGVETGVGLAALVDTAAWISAHLGREPASRVARAVLAKRGAVS
- a CDS encoding AMP-binding protein — translated: MTTPSYVHGASEKPLIGQTIGRYFDEACARHAEREALVVRHQNVRLTYAELKHKVDALACGLMRLGLQPGERIGIWSQNRLEWTLTQFASAKAGLVLVNINPAYRRSELEYALNKVGCRALILSPAFKSSDYLEMLADLAPELGHCEPGLLRAHKLPTLEMVIRMGAEKTPGMLNFDDLLAPPTRDELTALALLGEKLQFDEAINIQFTSGTTGNPKGATLSHHNILNNGFFVGEAIRLVAGDRVCIPVPLYHCFGMVMGNLGCLTHGATMVYPAEAFEPQAVLKTLAEERCTAAYGVPTMFIAVLDHPDFAAADLSALRTGIMAGSPCPIEVMKRVVDKMHMKEVTIAYGMTETSPVSFQSGTDDPLERRVSTVGRIQPHCEVKIIDNDGRIVPRGMPGELCTRGYSVMLGYWDDEAKTKEALDAAGWMHTGDLAVIDDEGYCNIVGRIKDMVIRGGENIYPREIEEFLYRHPQILDVQVVGVPDQKYGEELCAWIILREGAELSANDVRAYCQGQIAHYKIPRYIKFVDSFPMTVTGKIQKFQIREQMKRELALDEAKTA
- a CDS encoding endonuclease domain-containing protein, yielding MHGQSSDSTAFARHLRTDAATDAERTLWRCLRGTQLGVKFRRQHPFSGFVLDFVSFEAKLVIELDGGQHMERTDYDDARSKVLQEAGFQVIRFWNHEVFQEPEAVLERIRLVIEDRRAMPNRRD
- a CDS encoding acetyl/propionyl/methylcrotonyl-CoA carboxylase subunit alpha, whose product is MFNKILIANRGEIACRVIKTARRMGIKTVAVYSEADANARHVRLADEAVLIGPAAARESYLVIDRIIAAAKATGAQAIHPGYGFLSENEDFCEACEREGIVFIGPPVSAIRAMGSKSEAKKLMEAARVPLTPGYHGDNQEPAFLHRQADGIGYPVLIKAAAGGGGKGMRLVEKSEDFIDALASCKREAISSFGDDHVLVEKYITRPRHIEIQVFGDSHGNCVYLFERDCSVQRRHQKVLEEAPAPGMTAERRAAMGKAAVEAARAVGYVGAGTVEFIANQDGSFYFMEMNTRLQVEHPVTEMITGLDLVEWQLRVASGEKLPLAQEQLQIRGHALEARIYAEDPAKGFLPSTGKLVHLAPPAEGLHVRVDTGVEEGDEISPHYDPMIAKLIVWDINRDRALARMLQALADYRVVGVANNIEFLSRLTACPAFATADLDTGLIERERAYLFPEGDAIPAEVWQVAALAELLRDRRYGEEKAQRGRDPLSPWHARDGWRMNASARRNLVFRAGEAQQTVSVSYRANGFALTVDGNTVSARGELNPRGLLHVDFDGARMDATVIAAGEKRHIFLHGRSWQLASVDPLHHAGEGGGAEGGLLAPMPGKVIALLAEAGAKVEKGAPLLILEAMKMEHTITAPATGTVKAFRFVVGDQVGDGAELVEFEVAG
- a CDS encoding enoyl-CoA hydratase/isomerase family protein, with amino-acid sequence MYETLEILRDGGVATVWMNRPEVHNAFNAQLIADLTAAFRALDADDSVRAVVLAGRGKSFSAGADLNWMKAAGAASLEDNLADARKLAGMLRVIAELTKPTIARVHGAALGGGMGLASACDICVAGDKAVFATSEVRFGIIPSAISPYVLRAIGERQAYRYFQTAERISAARAVELGLAHELAEGDALDAKVEEIVGALLQGGPKSQAAAKALIRAVANRPVGDEVVEDTARRIAELRATPEAREGLDAFLGKRPAEWVPGG
- a CDS encoding carboxyl transferase domain-containing protein — encoded protein: MSTIKSSINTRAADFQANAASLRGLVEDLRAKAAEVSLGGGESARAKHTARGKLLPRDRVDHLLDPGTPFLEVGQLAAHGMYDNEAPSAGVITGIGRVQGVECMIVANDATVKGGTYYPMTVKKHLRAQEIAEQNNLPCVYLVDSGGAFLPRQDEVFPDRDHFGRIFYNQANMSAKGIPQIAVVMGSCTAGGAYVPAMSDETVIVKNQGTIFLGGPPLVKAATGEVVSAEDLGGGDVHTRLSGVADHLAENDAHALYLARRIVSNLNRSKPVNLALGQGEEPLYDPEEIYGIIPTDTRKPFDVREIIARVVDGSRFDEFKARYGTTLVCGFAQLYGYPVGIVANNGILFGESAQKGAHFIELCGQRGIPLLFLQNITGFMVGRKYENGGIAKDGAKMVTAVATVQVPKITTLIGGSFGAGNYGMCGRAYSPRFLWMWPNARISVMGGEQAASVLATVRRDGIEAKGGSWSKEEEDAFKSPIRDQYEVQGHPYYATARMWDDGVVDPAQTRRILGLSLSAALNAPIQPTKFGVFRM